One Drosophila santomea strain STO CAGO 1482 chromosome X, Prin_Dsan_1.1, whole genome shotgun sequence DNA segment encodes these proteins:
- the LOC120456063 gene encoding uncharacterized protein LOC120456063 isoform X2 — protein sequence MPGSNMSPSLGVRGRGTLCLALLLATTAFCGAAWAAPTVGGAAAAQKQPHHNYHHLEFGVQGNTPTLMEASTTRGGKHAKVAAVVLQATSKPSTSTTTTTTEMARATDKLEVPSAETEASAIRSTTESSTTNGSTTESSTTESRTTESSTTESRTTESSTTESSTTEKIGITEISSTTGKPTATNETLRSTATVSSTTTTVAAAPPSTESIKDDLQVVRLLDLEHTVAPPLDSGHDGRKLTKKKQLLEQHFPTTTVAATTIETEMERIPTTSSTTTTTILSSSTTRAPPLPFTFPPLRPSNLAFLEAIFSTAPTTLPNDFSEMKATRTPPNPSTLAPPHHGYLGPIFMGERTIGVVHPLKKPQPSSHQHVASIESQLRNGRLVEILAPTALLEQIPEPSTTHAPPSPGAASVLSTTVFQVPDFQTSTTRLPTSNSDSNNVAGGVELAAPPRTESKISDIQIEVYDSTVDSIVASTNFRDSEGFYAPPQSPVEIGTTKPSHEMPLPQERFTQYVIDRADVSTQPASGGVAGVIGFGGAAVGKPEPAAIEIHINVSEAFGSESEDLEFSYRQPSLVADKPGKSRDEILVVEIIDSGADNSSLESGGSSASASGEHINPIFTFRNSDAAAAPPPPVRPPQSVQDADELFMADLKDGVGGAVPRPPPPPPPPPPRKPSIDRDSDTIFYISNTEVKVGESLPTVLPVDEQQRKFQLENQFFPASYVMDSQQQQQQQQQQLQSQQAQQADEDIILSPLHHNADGLKIFRSSSSSSGDGAPPLDVTYVGESVIEVEQQPQSWSSTLPPGQQQQQQQQDIIIQPAVLPDLAIGVPVIGELPPQIELKEIDYMPGELGMGQNGIGIYENDIQSNSIDSEPDVIESSIQYGGDLIDDGAGGGFDGVEGSYPFESPAHRQQQVGVASGLSHQPHRQSANHLHREQLPVAEMVNATLLQRYDSGSGSGSGSGSGSGSGSGSASAMAPLLASGSSRSGNATALSDDPLAEYDGYFNLFAVSMGLIIVILPSALLVSMYCAIKYVLSKNSGAGTGGAQGDDSEQGQDSKHESESSSFSSSDSAAASTILQPRPLLVPLHHPLHHPLHHPPPTLAPTTRPQSGVSQGHLLTPGLECLQFRFNEGGVGKVGELVQVVPQAIGDGNGNGNDASSIGGSSGGIGGGRCPPCGSVTKMTLKDNHLIVVTEERHDISRNARETKMHTDKDGVFVVEVARGIDSKQLAGDHSGVTLDATELPFDNKLAPNGGHLLEKTLPPSHEQVQIHAPPQDFATGHPAPLHLIEEAEEHVAEDLGQQAVETHSNLARTGLSQSDLSSTSSSDSNKRYSYGNQELYVIEQPGYATSSPTAKPILISPNQNAVQDLEQKSQLSSNTEQTEIDSSQGSKKSDEEVARPAEAVKDVLSQKEVVANPPQKEVDTLPPQEVVAEKQEEPVVPEKVPEVQAKGEEVVSRNEQEVPPKEDMPPPTVEVSPPNEDQVPIEEKEQEEKPDNQVKFQAEAKSDPTEMEAELPDESPKPEEPVEIQHEPEAESNYDSLMSLPAPPSTEEIKELGDYALMESNQLDSLPPPPPPLQDVPSTPPVSARPAAISVSNGNGIGKVTVVTTGGGVVGGVGGVAEEPSTLTPPASPPATPPPSQTSTQYASNGLTNGIHALAVVDVNGS from the exons ATGCCCGGCAGCAACATGTCGCCCTCACTGGGCGTccgggggcgtggcacccTCTGTTTGGCGCTTCTGCTGGCCACCACAGCATTCTGCGGTGCCGCTTGGGCGGCGCCCACAGTGGGTGGTGCAGCGGCAGCGCAGAAGCAGCCACACCACAATTACCACCATTTGGAATTCGGAGTGCAGGGCAATACGCCCACGCTGATGGAGGCGAGCACCACCAGAGGTGGGAAACATGCAAAAGTGGCTGCAGTGGTGCTACAGGCAACATCAAAGCCCAGCACCAgcactaccaccaccaccaccgagATGGCAAGAGCCACAGATAAACTAGAGGTGCCTAGCGCTGAGACAGAAGCATCTGCAATCAGAAGCACCACTGAAAGTAGCACCACTAATGGTAGTACCACTGAAAGTAGCACCACTGAAAGTAGGACCACTGAAAGTAGCACCACTGAAAGTAGAACCACTGAAAGTAGCACCACTGAAAGTAGCACCACTGAGAAAATCGGCATCACAGAGATCAGCAGCACCACTGGGAAACCAACTGCGACCAATGAAACACTCAGAAGTACTGCGACAGTGAGCAGCACCACAACAACCgtagcagcagcaccaccaagCACAGAAAGTATTAAAGATGATTTGCAAGTGGTGCGGCTATTGGACTTGGAGCACACTGTGGCACCACCGTTGGACAGTGGCCACGATGGCCGCAAGCTGACCAAAAAGAAGCAGCTACTGGAGCAGCACTTTCCCACCACCACGGTGGCCGCCACCACCAttgaaacggaaatggaaaggATTCCCACTACCAGCagcaccacaaccaccacaattttaagcagcagcaccaccagagCACCACCGCTACCGTTCACGTTCCCGCCGCTGCGACCCTCCAATCTTGCTTTCCTGGAAGCGATATTTTCCACGGCACCAACCACACTACCCAATGACTTTTCGGAAATGAAAGCCACCAGGACACCACCGAACCCATCCACGTTGGCGCCGCCGCACCATGGCTACTTGGGACCGATATTTATGGGCGAGCGAACCATCGGTGTGGTGCATCCGCTGAAGAAACCACAGCCATCGAGCCACCAGCACGTGGCCTCGATTGAGAGCCAGTTGCGTAATGGCCGTTTGGTGGAGATTTTGGCGCCCACGGCGCTGCTGGAGCAGATTCCCGAGCCCAGCACCACCCATGCACCACCATCGCCAGGAGCTGCCTCGGTGCTGTCGACCACCGTTTTCCAGGTGCCCGATTTTCAGACCAGCACCACCCGTCTGCCCACAAGTAATAGTGATAGCAATAATGTCGCTGGTGGTGTCGAGTTGGCTGCACCACCGCGCACCGAGTCCAAGATCTCGGACATTCAGATCGAGGTGTACGATTCCACGGTGGATTCCATAGTGGCTTCAACGAATTTCCGTGACAGCGAGGGCTTCTATGCACCACCGCAGAGCCCTGTGGAGATTGGCACCACCAAGCCGTCGCATGAGATGCCGTTGCCGCAGGAGCGGTTCACCCAGTATGTCATCGATCGGGCGGATGTGTCCACCCAACCGGCATCGGGTGGTGTCGCTGGTGTCATTGGTTTTGGCGGTGCAGCGGTGGGCAAACCAGAGCCGGCGGCCATCGAAATCCACATCAATGTGTCCGAGGCATTTGGCAGCGAAAGCGAGGATCTGGAGTTCTCCTATCGGCAGCCCTCGTTGGTGGCCGACAAGCCGGGCAAGTCCCGCGATGAGATTCTGGTGGTTGAGATCATCGACAGTGGTGCGGACAACAGCAGCTTGGAATCGGGCGGCTCATCCGCCTCAGCGAGCGGGGAGCACATCAATCCGATCTTCACCTTCCGCAACTCGGATGCGGCGGCTGCACCACCGCCGCCAGTTCGCCCACCGCAATCCGTTCAGGATGCCGACGAGCTATTCATGGCCGATCTGAAGGATGGCGTTGGTGGTGCAGTGCCGCgaccgccgccaccaccgccgccaccaccaccgcgAAAGCCCAGCATCGATCGCGATTCGGACACCATCTTTTACATTTCCAACACGGAGGTTAAGGTGGGTGAATCGCTGCCGACGGTGCTGCCAGTGGATGAGCAGCAGCGCAAGTTCCAGCTGGAGAACCAGTTCTTCCCCGCCAGCTATGTGATGGActcacagcagcagcagcagcagcagcagcaacagttgcaatCGCAACAGGCGCAGCAGGCAGATGAGGACATCATCCTATCACCACTGCACCACAATGCCGATGGATTGAAGATCTTTCGCAGCTCCTCGTCGAGCAGTGGCGATGGCGCACCACCGCTAGACGTGACCTATGTGGGTGAGTCGGTCATCGAggtggagcagcagccacagaGTTGGAGCAGCACATTGCCACCggggcaacagcagcagcagcagcagcaggacatCATCATTCAGCCGGCAGTGCTGCCGGATTTGGCTATTGGTGTGCCCGTCATCGGGGAACTTCCACCGCAGATCGAGCTCAAGGAGATCGACTACATGCCCGGCGAACTGGGAATGGGTCAGAACGGAATTGGCATCTACGAGAACGACATCCAGAGCAACAGCATCGACAGCGAACCGGATGTGATCGAGAGCTCCATCCAGTACGGTGGCGATCTAATCGACGATGGTGCAGGCGGTGGCTTTGATGGCGTTGAGGGTTCCTATCCCTTCGAAAGTCCCGCGCACCGCCAGCAgcaggtgggcgtggccagcgGGCTGAGCCACCAGCCCCACCGCCAGTCCGCCAACCACTTGCACCGCGAACAGCTGCCAGTCGCTGAAATGGTCAATGCCACGCTCCTCCAGCGATATGATAGTGGTTCTGGATCTGGCTCAGGATCCGGCTcaggatcgggttcgggttcgggaTCTGCATCGGCAATGGCTCCTTTGCTCGCGAGTGGAAGTAGCCGTTCTGGAAATGCCACTGCTCTCTCCGATGATCCACTGGCTGAATACGATG GATACTTCAATCTTTTTGCTGTTTCCATGGGTCTCATCATTGTCATCCTGCCCTCTGCGCTCTTGGTATCCATGTACTGCGCTATAAa GTATGTGCTGAGCAAGAACTCAGGAGCGGGCACGGGTGGCGCCCAAGGCGATGACAGCGAACAGGGCCAGGACTCCAAGCACGAG TCTGAATCGTCGTCATTCTCATCATCTGACTCGGCCGCCGCTTCCACCATCCTGCAACCACGTCCACTCCTAGTGCCCCTGCACCACCccctgcaccacccactgcaccacccaccgcccacgcTAGCGCCCACCACGAGACCCCAGAGCGGCGTCAGTCAAGGCCATTTACTGACGCCTGGTCTGGAGTGCCTCCAGTTTCGATTCAACGAAGGCGGAGTGGGCAAGGTGGGTGAGTTGGTCCAGGTGGTTCCGCAGGCTATTGGTGATGgtaatggaaatggcaatgatGCCTCCTCTATTGGCGGCTCAAGTGGTGGCATTGGCGGTGGCCGCTGTCCTCCCTGTGGCTCCGTCACCAAGATGACGCTCAAAGATAATCATCTGATTGTTGTCACCGAGGAGCGGCAC GACATTTCCCGAAATGCCCGAGAGACGAAAATGCACACAGACAAGGACGGTGTGTTCGTGGTGGAGGTGGCCCGTGGCATCGACTCCAAGCAGCTGGCAGGCGATCATTCCGGCGTAACCTTGGACGCCACCGAGCTGCCCTTCGACAACAAACTGGCGCCGAATGGCGGGCATTTGCTAGAAAAGACTTTGCCGCCCAGCCACGAACAGGTGCAGATCCATGCACCGCCACAGGACTTTGCCACTGGCCATCCAGCTCCACTGCATCTCATCGAGGAGGCCGAGGAGCATGTGGCCGAGGATCTAGGTCAGCAGGCAGTCGAGACTCACTCTAATTTGGCACGCACTGGACTCTCGCAATCAGATCTCAGCTCGACTTCATCGAGTGACTCCAACAAGCGGTACTCGTACGGCAACCAGGAGCTTTATGTCATCGAACAGCCGGGCTATGCCACCAGTTCACCCACAGCAAAGCCGATATTGATAAGTCCAAATCAAAATGCAGTCCAGGATCTGGAGCAGAAGTCACAGCTATCCAGCAATACTGAACAAACCGAAATCGATTCAAGCCAAGGATCTAAAAAGTCAGACGAAGAAGTTGCTAGGCCAGCGGAGGCGGTGAAAGATGTTCTTTCACAAAAGGAGGTGGTAGCCAATCCTCCCCAGAAAGAGGTAGACACTCTACCTCCCCAAGAGGTGGTAGCTGAAAAACAGGAAGAGCCTGTTGTTCCGGAAAAGGTGCCCGAGGTTCAAGCCAAAGGGGAGGAAGTGGTTTCACGCAATGAGCAAGAGGTTCCACCCAAAGAGGACATGCCTCCACCAACTGTTGAAGTCTCTCCACCAAATGAAGATCAGGTTCCGATtgaggagaaggagcaggaggagaagCCAGACAACCAAGTTAAATTCCAAGCCGAGGCAAAATCAGATCCTACTGAAATGGAAGCAGAGTTACCAGATGAATCACCCAAACCAGAGGAGCCAGTGGAAATCCAACACGAACCGGAGGCCGAGAGCAACTATGACAGTCTGATGAGCCTGCCGGCGCCACCATCCACAGAGGAGATCAAGGAGCTGGGCGACTACGCCCTCATGGAGTCCAATCAGTTGGACAGcctgccaccgccaccaccgccactcCAAGATGTCCCCAGCACTCCGCCGGTGAGCGCGAGGCCCGCTGCCATCAGTGTCagcaatgggaatgggattggCAAGGTAACGGTGGTGACCACCGGCGGCGGTGTAGTTGGTGGAGTTGGTGGTGTGGCCGAGGAGCCCTCCACCCTGACACCACCCGCCTCGCCGCCCGCCACTCCACCGCCATCGCAGACATCGACGCAGTACGCCAGCAATGGACTCACCAATGGCATCCATGCCCTGGCCGTCGTCGATGTGAATGGCAGTTAA
- the LOC120455914 gene encoding uncharacterized protein LOC120455914: MNCIGQINDLFCHVVRTYLGITIYSCETYSIWKFPADFNSKLFYYVLGISVLGALYNVLKIIDLSFRKYGTPLVRMGRPRKVMNLSGNQMRRFRIAECFLLTKAWTLMIYALVFIKPHYINPWVLLCGTTLTIDVFILAFDVMRQLEIGMIPLMVLWFKLSSMCCVLCVRWLLQRLIEVQ, from the exons ATGAATTGCATCGGGCAAATCAATGATCTGTTTTGCCACGTGGTGCGCACCTACCTGGGCATAACCATATACAGTTGCGAAACCTACTCCATCTGGAAGTTCCCGGCTGATTTCAATTCGAAACTGTTCTACTATGTTCTCGGCATCAGTGTCCTTGGAGCG CTCTACAATGTTCTGAAAATCATTGACCTTTCCTTTCGGAAATACGGCACTCCTCTGGTGAGGATGGGGCGGCCAAGGAAAGTCATGAATTTGAGTGGCAATCAAATGCGCCGCTTTCGAATCGCCGAATGCTTTTTATTGACCAAGGCGTGGACACTAATGATATACGCCTTGGTATTC ATAAAGCCGCATTACATTAATCCCTGGGTGCTGCTTTGTGGCACCACCTTGACCATCGATGTGTTCATCCTGGCATTCGATGTCATGCGTCAACTCGAGATAGGCATGATCCCCTTGATGGTCCTCTGGTTCAAGTTGTCCAGCATGTGCTGTGTCCTCTGCGTGCGGTGGCTCCTCCAGCGACTGATCGAGGTGCAATAA
- the LOC120456063 gene encoding uncharacterized protein LOC120456063 isoform X1, whose product MPGSNMSPSLGVRGRGTLCLALLLATTAFCGAAWAAPTVGGAAAAQKQPHHNYHHLEFGVQGNTPTLMEASTTRGGKHAKVAAVVLQATSKPSTSTTTTTTEMARATDKLEVPSAETEASAIRSTTESSTTNGSTTESSTTESRTTESSTTESRTTESSTTESSTTEKIGITEISSTTGKPTATNETLRSTATVSSTTTTVAAAPPSTESIKDDLQVVRLLDLEHTVAPPLDSGHDGRKLTKKKQLLEQHFPTTTVAATTIETEMERIPTTSSTTTTTILSSSTTRAPPLPFTFPPLRPSNLAFLEAIFSTAPTTLPNDFSEMKATRTPPNPSTLAPPHHGYLGPIFMGERTIGVVHPLKKPQPSSHQHVASIESQLRNGRLVEILAPTALLEQIPEPSTTHAPPSPGAASVLSTTVFQVPDFQTSTTRLPTSNSDSNNVAGGVELAAPPRTESKISDIQIEVYDSTVDSIVASTNFRDSEGFYAPPQSPVEIGTTKPSHEMPLPQERFTQYVIDRADVSTQPASGGVAGVIGFGGAAVGKPEPAAIEIHINVSEAFGSESEDLEFSYRQPSLVADKPGKSRDEILVVEIIDSGADNSSLESGGSSASASGEHINPIFTFRNSDAAAAPPPPVRPPQSVQDADELFMADLKDGVGGAVPRPPPPPPPPPPRKPSIDRDSDTIFYISNTEVKVGESLPTVLPVDEQQRKFQLENQFFPASYVMDSQQQQQQQQQQLQSQQAQQADEDIILSPLHHNADGLKIFRSSSSSSGDGAPPLDVTYVGESVIEVEQQPQSWSSTLPPGQQQQQQQQDIIIQPAVLPDLAIGVPVIGELPPQIELKEIDYMPGELGMGQNGIGIYENDIQSNSIDSEPDVIESSIQYGGDLIDDGAGGGFDGVEGSYPFESPAHRQQQVGVASGLSHQPHRQSANHLHREQLPVAEMVNATLLQRYDSGSGSGSGSGSGSGSGSGSASAMAPLLASGSSRSGNATALSDDPLAEYDGYFNLFAVSMGLIIVILPSALLVSMYCAIKYVLSKNSGAGTGGAQGDDSEQGQDSKHEDISRNARETKMHTDKDGVFVVEVARGIDSKQLAGDHSGVTLDATELPFDNKLAPNGGHLLEKTLPPSHEQVQIHAPPQDFATGHPAPLHLIEEAEEHVAEDLGQQAVETHSNLARTGLSQSDLSSTSSSDSNKRYSYGNQELYVIEQPGYATSSPTAKPILISPNQNAVQDLEQKSQLSSNTEQTEIDSSQGSKKSDEEVARPAEAVKDVLSQKEVVANPPQKEVDTLPPQEVVAEKQEEPVVPEKVPEVQAKGEEVVSRNEQEVPPKEDMPPPTVEVSPPNEDQVPIEEKEQEEKPDNQVKFQAEAKSDPTEMEAELPDESPKPEEPVEIQHEPEAESNYDSLMSLPAPPSTEEIKELGDYALMESNQLDSLPPPPPPLQDVPSTPPVSARPAAISVSNGNGIGKVTVVTTGGGVVGGVGGVAEEPSTLTPPASPPATPPPSQTSTQYASNGLTNGIHALAVVDVNGS is encoded by the exons ATGCCCGGCAGCAACATGTCGCCCTCACTGGGCGTccgggggcgtggcacccTCTGTTTGGCGCTTCTGCTGGCCACCACAGCATTCTGCGGTGCCGCTTGGGCGGCGCCCACAGTGGGTGGTGCAGCGGCAGCGCAGAAGCAGCCACACCACAATTACCACCATTTGGAATTCGGAGTGCAGGGCAATACGCCCACGCTGATGGAGGCGAGCACCACCAGAGGTGGGAAACATGCAAAAGTGGCTGCAGTGGTGCTACAGGCAACATCAAAGCCCAGCACCAgcactaccaccaccaccaccgagATGGCAAGAGCCACAGATAAACTAGAGGTGCCTAGCGCTGAGACAGAAGCATCTGCAATCAGAAGCACCACTGAAAGTAGCACCACTAATGGTAGTACCACTGAAAGTAGCACCACTGAAAGTAGGACCACTGAAAGTAGCACCACTGAAAGTAGAACCACTGAAAGTAGCACCACTGAAAGTAGCACCACTGAGAAAATCGGCATCACAGAGATCAGCAGCACCACTGGGAAACCAACTGCGACCAATGAAACACTCAGAAGTACTGCGACAGTGAGCAGCACCACAACAACCgtagcagcagcaccaccaagCACAGAAAGTATTAAAGATGATTTGCAAGTGGTGCGGCTATTGGACTTGGAGCACACTGTGGCACCACCGTTGGACAGTGGCCACGATGGCCGCAAGCTGACCAAAAAGAAGCAGCTACTGGAGCAGCACTTTCCCACCACCACGGTGGCCGCCACCACCAttgaaacggaaatggaaaggATTCCCACTACCAGCagcaccacaaccaccacaattttaagcagcagcaccaccagagCACCACCGCTACCGTTCACGTTCCCGCCGCTGCGACCCTCCAATCTTGCTTTCCTGGAAGCGATATTTTCCACGGCACCAACCACACTACCCAATGACTTTTCGGAAATGAAAGCCACCAGGACACCACCGAACCCATCCACGTTGGCGCCGCCGCACCATGGCTACTTGGGACCGATATTTATGGGCGAGCGAACCATCGGTGTGGTGCATCCGCTGAAGAAACCACAGCCATCGAGCCACCAGCACGTGGCCTCGATTGAGAGCCAGTTGCGTAATGGCCGTTTGGTGGAGATTTTGGCGCCCACGGCGCTGCTGGAGCAGATTCCCGAGCCCAGCACCACCCATGCACCACCATCGCCAGGAGCTGCCTCGGTGCTGTCGACCACCGTTTTCCAGGTGCCCGATTTTCAGACCAGCACCACCCGTCTGCCCACAAGTAATAGTGATAGCAATAATGTCGCTGGTGGTGTCGAGTTGGCTGCACCACCGCGCACCGAGTCCAAGATCTCGGACATTCAGATCGAGGTGTACGATTCCACGGTGGATTCCATAGTGGCTTCAACGAATTTCCGTGACAGCGAGGGCTTCTATGCACCACCGCAGAGCCCTGTGGAGATTGGCACCACCAAGCCGTCGCATGAGATGCCGTTGCCGCAGGAGCGGTTCACCCAGTATGTCATCGATCGGGCGGATGTGTCCACCCAACCGGCATCGGGTGGTGTCGCTGGTGTCATTGGTTTTGGCGGTGCAGCGGTGGGCAAACCAGAGCCGGCGGCCATCGAAATCCACATCAATGTGTCCGAGGCATTTGGCAGCGAAAGCGAGGATCTGGAGTTCTCCTATCGGCAGCCCTCGTTGGTGGCCGACAAGCCGGGCAAGTCCCGCGATGAGATTCTGGTGGTTGAGATCATCGACAGTGGTGCGGACAACAGCAGCTTGGAATCGGGCGGCTCATCCGCCTCAGCGAGCGGGGAGCACATCAATCCGATCTTCACCTTCCGCAACTCGGATGCGGCGGCTGCACCACCGCCGCCAGTTCGCCCACCGCAATCCGTTCAGGATGCCGACGAGCTATTCATGGCCGATCTGAAGGATGGCGTTGGTGGTGCAGTGCCGCgaccgccgccaccaccgccgccaccaccaccgcgAAAGCCCAGCATCGATCGCGATTCGGACACCATCTTTTACATTTCCAACACGGAGGTTAAGGTGGGTGAATCGCTGCCGACGGTGCTGCCAGTGGATGAGCAGCAGCGCAAGTTCCAGCTGGAGAACCAGTTCTTCCCCGCCAGCTATGTGATGGActcacagcagcagcagcagcagcagcagcaacagttgcaatCGCAACAGGCGCAGCAGGCAGATGAGGACATCATCCTATCACCACTGCACCACAATGCCGATGGATTGAAGATCTTTCGCAGCTCCTCGTCGAGCAGTGGCGATGGCGCACCACCGCTAGACGTGACCTATGTGGGTGAGTCGGTCATCGAggtggagcagcagccacagaGTTGGAGCAGCACATTGCCACCggggcaacagcagcagcagcagcagcaggacatCATCATTCAGCCGGCAGTGCTGCCGGATTTGGCTATTGGTGTGCCCGTCATCGGGGAACTTCCACCGCAGATCGAGCTCAAGGAGATCGACTACATGCCCGGCGAACTGGGAATGGGTCAGAACGGAATTGGCATCTACGAGAACGACATCCAGAGCAACAGCATCGACAGCGAACCGGATGTGATCGAGAGCTCCATCCAGTACGGTGGCGATCTAATCGACGATGGTGCAGGCGGTGGCTTTGATGGCGTTGAGGGTTCCTATCCCTTCGAAAGTCCCGCGCACCGCCAGCAgcaggtgggcgtggccagcgGGCTGAGCCACCAGCCCCACCGCCAGTCCGCCAACCACTTGCACCGCGAACAGCTGCCAGTCGCTGAAATGGTCAATGCCACGCTCCTCCAGCGATATGATAGTGGTTCTGGATCTGGCTCAGGATCCGGCTcaggatcgggttcgggttcgggaTCTGCATCGGCAATGGCTCCTTTGCTCGCGAGTGGAAGTAGCCGTTCTGGAAATGCCACTGCTCTCTCCGATGATCCACTGGCTGAATACGATG GATACTTCAATCTTTTTGCTGTTTCCATGGGTCTCATCATTGTCATCCTGCCCTCTGCGCTCTTGGTATCCATGTACTGCGCTATAAa GTATGTGCTGAGCAAGAACTCAGGAGCGGGCACGGGTGGCGCCCAAGGCGATGACAGCGAACAGGGCCAGGACTCCAAGCACGAG GACATTTCCCGAAATGCCCGAGAGACGAAAATGCACACAGACAAGGACGGTGTGTTCGTGGTGGAGGTGGCCCGTGGCATCGACTCCAAGCAGCTGGCAGGCGATCATTCCGGCGTAACCTTGGACGCCACCGAGCTGCCCTTCGACAACAAACTGGCGCCGAATGGCGGGCATTTGCTAGAAAAGACTTTGCCGCCCAGCCACGAACAGGTGCAGATCCATGCACCGCCACAGGACTTTGCCACTGGCCATCCAGCTCCACTGCATCTCATCGAGGAGGCCGAGGAGCATGTGGCCGAGGATCTAGGTCAGCAGGCAGTCGAGACTCACTCTAATTTGGCACGCACTGGACTCTCGCAATCAGATCTCAGCTCGACTTCATCGAGTGACTCCAACAAGCGGTACTCGTACGGCAACCAGGAGCTTTATGTCATCGAACAGCCGGGCTATGCCACCAGTTCACCCACAGCAAAGCCGATATTGATAAGTCCAAATCAAAATGCAGTCCAGGATCTGGAGCAGAAGTCACAGCTATCCAGCAATACTGAACAAACCGAAATCGATTCAAGCCAAGGATCTAAAAAGTCAGACGAAGAAGTTGCTAGGCCAGCGGAGGCGGTGAAAGATGTTCTTTCACAAAAGGAGGTGGTAGCCAATCCTCCCCAGAAAGAGGTAGACACTCTACCTCCCCAAGAGGTGGTAGCTGAAAAACAGGAAGAGCCTGTTGTTCCGGAAAAGGTGCCCGAGGTTCAAGCCAAAGGGGAGGAAGTGGTTTCACGCAATGAGCAAGAGGTTCCACCCAAAGAGGACATGCCTCCACCAACTGTTGAAGTCTCTCCACCAAATGAAGATCAGGTTCCGATtgaggagaaggagcaggaggagaagCCAGACAACCAAGTTAAATTCCAAGCCGAGGCAAAATCAGATCCTACTGAAATGGAAGCAGAGTTACCAGATGAATCACCCAAACCAGAGGAGCCAGTGGAAATCCAACACGAACCGGAGGCCGAGAGCAACTATGACAGTCTGATGAGCCTGCCGGCGCCACCATCCACAGAGGAGATCAAGGAGCTGGGCGACTACGCCCTCATGGAGTCCAATCAGTTGGACAGcctgccaccgccaccaccgccactcCAAGATGTCCCCAGCACTCCGCCGGTGAGCGCGAGGCCCGCTGCCATCAGTGTCagcaatgggaatgggattggCAAGGTAACGGTGGTGACCACCGGCGGCGGTGTAGTTGGTGGAGTTGGTGGTGTGGCCGAGGAGCCCTCCACCCTGACACCACCCGCCTCGCCGCCCGCCACTCCACCGCCATCGCAGACATCGACGCAGTACGCCAGCAATGGACTCACCAATGGCATCCATGCCCTGGCCGTCGTCGATGTGAATGGCAGTTAA